The DNA window AGTATCACCACCTGttgattaataattaatttttaaaatattatataatttatcaGCCAGAGAAACATTCCAATGCATATATCTTTTCTGAAATTCttaataaacaatatatttcatttttattaaaagctGATTTCTATTATGCAAAACTTtctattttactgtaatttatgacatttaaatttttctcGCACATACTTCTGAAAAAGCATATCATTTTTAAAGCTAAACATATTTAGAATATAATTatgcaaaacttttcaaaatgcATGAACGAGAGACACTTACAGAGAATGTAAGTAAACCGGCACAACCTGTTGCTGCCCAATCAAAGCCAAATTTATCAGCTAACAATCCTCCTATGGTAGGCCCCAAGAATGCCCTATAGTAAAATAGAGAAACTATACCATAACACACAGATAAagaaatattatatcataaaactTTCATCACATTGCAAAAGTGTAAAAGATAGAGTAAAGTGAACAGAAACTGTCCTTTAAAATAACAGTTATCGAGTTAATAAAGAGTAACAAAACTATGAAAGACGaaagcaaaaaaacaaaaacaaaagtgaaactgaaagtgaaaataaggtcaattaaaaaaaatacccaagtGAAAAACAGGAATTGAAGAGACCTGACACCATCCCATGAGTGTCCATATTTTCTTCTAATCCAAGCTCTCTATAAAAATCAACATATAAGAAAGGTTATAAAATATTGAAGATCCATTAAAGGAAAGGAAATTAATCAGACATTCATACCAGTATAAATATACATGCTAAAAAACTGGAGTTATTTGCACATGCCTCACTGATACTAAAATTGTTTAGATTAACAAGAATTGTCTTGCCTCCAAGTTTTATATGAGTAAGTCATGTTAttgaaacaataatattttttttttttcaaagttgaaaacatTGGTAATTATGATGATAAAAGTCTGCATAATGAGGAATTCTTACTTGGCAGATTCAAGCACACCCCTAAATGTTGGAATGATGGCACAACCAATTCCCAAGCCCATTAGAGCCAGTGATGATAACAGCAACCAGAGCTTGCTAtaatgttcaaaacaaaattaagctatacaaatttaattttttttaatcagagtCTTTGTGGAACACAACATACACTTACTGCTTTCAATTCTATTTTCAAGAGAATAAAAAAGTGGTTTTCTTGATGTGTGAAGTTTTGCATCCTTTACAATTAAATGATACAATCGTTGTTTGAGATAGATTGTTTGTGATATATTCTCCAAAAtacttttttgtacatgtatcttctgGAAGCACCTACATGTactaaacatatacatgtaacttacaaTGGTAAGTCGGGTATCAGTGGAGTGGGTCCCATCAATAAATATCCTACTGCTGCTACCAAATTTCCAATACTAATCATGGTTTTAACATAGCCCTGAAATAAAACCTTGCATTCTGACTTATCAGATAAAAATGAACTATGCACAGAttcataataaacaaaatataatacattctTTATTACATCctgaaattgatttaaaaatcctCTCATATACCggtaaacttttaaattttttttaagacaaaCCTTTTTGTCTGTAAGATATCCCCATAGTGGAGCTGTGAAGGAATAAATTCCACCTCCTACCAGAAACATCAGCCCCACAAGCGCTGCTTTGCCTTTTAACTGTTTGAAATAAGTCATGATCATAGAGTATGATAGAATATTGGTAAAAGATTTGCTTATTCatagacaatttttatatttttgaagatggcataaaatgcaaaataaaaacacagttaaattgcaataatttaattctggttgtaacgtgCTTTCTGATTAgctaaaaataattcatatggTACGTATAAAGAATATATTGCCATGtggtttataaaataaaaacttcccCAACGGTttctgtggtttcattaatattcaagggtatcaattttcgtggataaagttaaaatcacagtttcaaggatacgtaaattcgtggccaataacccaatcaatacaaaatattagtggaaattgcagttcaatgaatattgaatttcaaggataaacttaacaacgaaatcaacgaaaattggtattcaatgaatattgatgaaaccacagtacccAGTTTACATTTGTATAAATTGGGTAgctattgaattcattccttaaataaatgtcaattaaTGTATGGAATGCAATGTTGCTTTGAAGGGGTCCTCCATCATAGGAAAAGAATATGAACAACACAAATCATTTAATGAAGGTTcacatactgtagattcctaattaaacacgaggaattaatattcGTGTAAAATCACAAGAAGCACCCTTTGCGGattttcactattattttccatagagttgagaactataagaaataaggataaaagttctgcattcacaattttatattctcgcgatttgatataaaacagggagatcgcggaattaagtactcacgaaatataaggaatttacagttaGTCATTTATTGATGATGCTTGATTTAAGTAtggtgatatacatgtagaaggTGATATAGAAGGTGatctaaaatgaaaatgaaatgcttGTACAATTCACTAATGCAGTAtcaattatttaaatcaatgtgGAACCATTCCTAACCAGAGTTAATCCATAGATTCCGTAAGGACTGTGACGTACATAAAGATTAGTTGAGAACACAAATAACTACACTttgataaacatacatgtagaacaCATATACCTCTGGTAGCTTTTCAGCATGTAAAGCTAATGTTGGATCCAGAAATCCCAGGGAAAAGCTCCCACATGAAATGCAGAGCATTAGGACCCATGAAAATGGATTCCAAAGAAGATAAAGAATGGACTTTTTTCTTGGCCTTGGGGCATCTGCGATgacgaaatatatatatcaggATGAATATATCAACCtttcatcatacatgtatatgaaatcaAAAACAGAATTTGTTACCATATAGGgtaaagtttccaaaaaaatatattaatgtatatataaaaaaaatatatattaaactaaagaaattgaaaagaaaCAATAGGCCCGTGGGCTCAGGTGACTTAAAAACTGAGATTCTTTGGCAAGTTCATGGAGCACATGTTGATCTCTGATGACCTAgtcattattaattaattaaaaacacaatCTACTAAAAATGTGCACCTCTGTATATTCATATCTTATAATTAGTTATGGCTGTAAAATTTGGACTGTATTTGACAGTACATATTTCAGCTACTCACCATTTATTTCCCCGAGGAGAAAATATCCAACCACCCCATTTACTATTGTTATAGATCCAACTACAAAGAACGGCAGTCCAAAACCACCCAGCTGTAAGAAAGCATTTGCATGTGAATATActaataatttcatttatctATCAAATAAATGGCCAAGAATAAAGTTTGCACTACAGTTAGAAAAGATTAGATAAGATACAAGATCAATACctttcacaaaaataaaataaatgaacatttaataTCTGGAACTAATCCCTTTGTTCAACTGATTAATCTATAGTCGGAGATTCAGGTGCTGCCAGATCacagtaaatatattgcatacaGTAACccaatttatttgaaactaaTTGGTAACTGTTAATTTCTGGGAGCAAGTAGTCATTTAACTTGAGATCTAAAGCATAGTTTATGGGAAATTAAGgtacaaacatacatgtaaatacatgtatactgtagaGCTACAAATCTGCAGCAAAGTTACAACATGTACTAATTAAGTCCATCAACCTGAATTTTCCCATATTGCTACAGATCTGCTGCTAACTCTGGTCATTTTATACAGTTTCTAATAACAATGAACCTGCCATGGGCAATTaataactagaggtactgtaaTGAGAGTAGGCCCTTATCATAAACTATTATTAtactttaatgttaaaataaaatactgaaatctgattggtttagacgcggCTGATGATCCGTTCTTTTAccttcagcgttagcaacacacttggcaacgggtaatacaacgaattgttacatgtgcgtaaattatgcgcgtacggttcgccatagaattcacgtcatttctatataaaagcagtaaaaaaatctctaaaattaagacattcagaataataaaataaatagtcaCTATGCCTGTTTGtcaggataacagttgaaattgacacccctaaaaatccattgtcaacctccgctttgccTCCGTTGACAATGTTTTCCCtgaggtgtcaatttcaattgttaccctcccaaacaggcactatttatatagtgtaatACAAGTAGTTCTTTTGTGAAATTCAGACAATACAGCATTATAAAACATGTCTGTCTATTTAGCATGAGGAAGGAAATCCAATGACAACAATCTAGTTTTAATTTTAAGCATTTCCTATTTTATATTATCTTACCTGATAAAACGCCCCACCAACAGCTGGTCCTGCAATCAAACCTAGTCCACTAAAGGTCTCTAATAAACCCTGCACATAGAAAGAAAGCTTTTTTATAAATCAGCACtgaaatgtacaaaatgaatgAACTTACGACAGTTCAGTAACAGACTTATTTCAAACCTTAATATGGTACTTaaactgtaaaccaatttttatttgcgACGACATTTTTTCGAAGTTTACTGGACACAAACTGGTTCGCAATGACTAATTTTCACGAGTAAGCCTTATAAAGATATGTGTTGTTATAACAACTATACAACAAGGGCTGATTCGCAGCGggaaatattcgcgacgacaATGCTCTCATGAACATCGTGAAAATTTCTTGTTAGCGAATaaatgttggtttacagtaccctccatacatgtacatatggaAATTTGTTATAAACTTTCCTCTTCTTGGCTTgtgtttaaaaatgataacatCCTTATCACAATAACCTTATGCCAAAATAAGACATTTTTTTGGCTATTGGTATTGCCATTGATAAGTTAGACcaaaataaaatgtaacaaCATTAAATAGTTATACTTGTATATGCATCATACTCAAACTTCTACAAAAAAGGATAActcaatatattaatttatctgCATTATTTCCTCAGAcctcttttaaaattgcaataaaaatgaTAGAATCATTTGACCAAATGTGCAGATGTCTGAGATATCAAACataattgcttttttttttcagctgaaGATGAGACATAAGAATGCTTATGGGTGATCGAATCATCTATTAAAAGATTCaaaatgattacaaactgaaacaTCAATATTAACATGAATATCTACATTCCAATGATGGACTGTATACTTACAAAAACAGTTGCAACATTGTCAGGGAACACATTGGCAATAATGGCAAAACTTGCAGTGACAAACATGGAACATCCTAAAGCTTCTACTGTTCGACAGAGAAAACACATCACAATATAGGTAGTTCCATCTGGACTCTTGTCTAACAatctgaaaatatgaaaaaatgaataactcggtacaatatcataaaatttcatatgacAAATATGTTTGCAGACCagtataaaaaaagaagattctCATTCAGTGTgaaattagaaccatttttattaataacaaGATCTTAATGGACATTTGGTAGGaagtaactacatgtatctatttcttgcatcaaaacaagttaaaaatgacactgtTTTCCAGTGAAATATGCACAGATGGTCTTAGCtaaaaagccagacaaattttgttgatttcatagagccatggctgagtggccagcaatgaaacatgcagtaattttttttgtgcaagctcttgttaaaatgtttctaaaaCCTCCATGATTGGTACTTTTCAACAAATTGCAAAATGCTACCATCCCAAAAGAACAAGGGCATACAAGGCGTTGTACATCCCCCACTTGGAACAATGAAGACAAAAGATATTcaatttaagtttaaatattaatttttggctTTCACAATGGAATTTAGTCAATATTTTgctataattttataaacactTCAGGTATAGGTTTCCAATTTAAGCTGCACAGCTTTTAATGCCAAATCTTGGATCATTGACTGTTTTTAATTGCTAAATTTAGGAAGAGATGGGTCTTGTTTCCATCCTAAGAGTAATtctatttaaagaataatttttttcatattcattattcatttttaaaaatggagtCTAGACCCATAATGGTTTAAATTTGTCGTTTTCCCCCAAAACATTTCACTTCATTGATAATTGCCaaacaattaaatttattaagCTTCAACTGTAATGTGTCAATGTAGCTCATTGTGTTTGGCGGAAGCTCCTAGTCCATCCTTCTCTGCTGAGAGGGTGTTCGAATCATAGCTAGAcggcgttttatttttaattcatttgcttttaaataaaacattttttatagaattttattagattattatgaaaaaaaataaattaaatatcctTTACATAATGACAACAATTACGTAATTCAATGTTACTGTAGATTTCtaattaaatgcgaggaattaatttccGCGTAAAATCGTGAGAAGCAATGCTTGCAGATTAGATTAGTTTTGAACTataggaaattataacaaaacattggtgattgcaattttatattctcgtgaTCTGATACATAACAGGGGAATCGAGGAATTAAGTACTCaagtaaaataaggaatttacagtatgttcTGTACACACAACGAGTGATGAAAATAGCGTTAGCACAGTATAAAATCatgcttaaaaaataaacaaataaaactaaGGAGATTTTAGTATCAAGTATTATAAATGTATACCTATCTTtcatttgtcagataatggagTTCTATATTACACATGCACTGATGCACActttcaaatgtaaagatttcttATATGTTCATTTGCCATTTCAACATTCTGGGTACGGGGGATTTGTCAGGCCTTGTATGCTCTTGTCCTTAAAACGACTTACAGAAGAGATATTTTGCAATacacaatattgtaaaatcaaaagCAATCATACATAGTAATAACTGAATATCTGAACATACCCAAATAGTATTGCACAAGCCCCACCCACCATGGTTCCAGCAAGGAACATGAACTTTGACCCAATTCTTGTAATCTACATGCATGgaaacaaaatcaataacatttcatacaaaatataaacaaaagcgTCACCAAATTGACAATTAAATCCATAaaagattttcataaaattatatttataaaaaaaaaatcaaattcctTTGATTccttttttaatgtattaagCAGCTAGAAACAAATCCCATCAGGGATATATAGTgtgtgatttaaaaaataactgtaTTAATGCTACAGCTGAATTTATACAAGCTAGTCTTTAGAGAGTACTATGTTCTACTTACAAAATTTCCAAATATTGGGGATGACATAAAAATCACAAATTCAAAGACTCCAAAAATAAGGCCGACCACAGTTTGTGACACACCTTTTCTTTCTGCCTGAAATTTGATGCAATGTGTATAGAAAATGAACacttatttatttaaagtttatcAAAAGTTGAAAGTACACGctcaaatacaaattttgagGATgcagattttcttttttttttaaatttcaaattttgataaagcaacagaaaggatgactgcacttaattaaggatgacgtttactcagaatgaaaaaaaattccactgatgataatgaaaaaccaactattgtgtgttatagaccttttattgtagtgttatttttcatttccaaaaaagtaggtcaatgacctactttttgagttaatggccattgtatatttttggaaaattaaaggaaaatcacttaaaattttacactatgattgagattttcttaattgtgaaaataatacaaattgctcaacacttttgaaaatgaaatacaatttatgaatggcagtgacactaaatatatacaaagcattaagttttccgtcacaatttttataaatattccagtcccaatttcctctatcacttttcaaattcctacccatttttgatccaattttacaaaaaattaaatgatgataatacaaaaacattaatagtattaaactacttatattgatcttattctgttggcatataatttatatgaggtcaatgatcaaaattttgagatatggtgtcttttctcgtttttaagcaaatttcaatattttttaaattcatgccatagggttattataatgaataaatgaggtaaaactaccagaaaatatgcaaaattatatagactaaaatataaaatatattatgccATTTTATATGCTGCACAGCTTGCGCTTctgcgtttgtatatttgtgcattttgactaccgtggctattcacgtatgttaaaaatgtacagttacctgtatttatttctagtgcacaatgataaagtcaccaatacacaactgtgcagttttttcttatcaaaacctgTTTGTGcttgtatgcgtatgtttgtcagtcgtttgatactgatcattttggaagcaacaattgatcaactaaaacaacagtatttttcaatgtgagcatggaacaaagttaatggtacgtaatctttccttttttaccttctaaagtaaaaatcaagatgtacaaacattccggcaagcaattaaatattgtgaataaaacagacaaaaaccacgtgcgtctgttgaatcgtaaacacgttgtagaccgtcatgcattgcaactcattcactggattggagaatctgtttgacgaaaatattgtcacgtgttaaataatgctatccatataaggtagtgtacccgacctgtttAAGAGATTATCGGTTCTGTGCTATACTGAATAATCTACTTCTTAATTCTGATTGAGCTTGAAATTGTTGACATCAGCTACTGGTTTACCATCATCAATGGCTACTTGTACTTGCCAAtatttatataccggtattttgttttaaaacctttcaaaaatggctacatgcagagagagagagaaagagagagactagagagagagagagtgagagagaaagagagagagggttttttttaattatagtaCTGCTATCCTAATTTTAGACACCtcattgaaatacatgtattagatcaACCCTCCATGCATATTTATGAGTCTTATCTTCAATCAAGGGCAAACAAGactaaattcaatatatatgcaGAGCAATaagggtaaaaaaaataatgaattattttattgCAATGCAGTTTAAAACCATAATGACAATAAATTTCTATTAGAAATTGACCAAACTATATAACAAATGACTGAAAGTAAAACAGAgtcaaaaataaatgtaacaaaattaaGTTACCAAAAAAGAACCCAAAATATGGCGATTAGTGCAGTCATCCTctctaattttgaaaaaaaaaccaaaacatataGCATAATTATCTTACCTCAGCTGGAAAAAATGGAGCTAACAGAGAAAAACAAGTTACACTAAAAAAGTTCACTGTTGCCATGGATGCTAGTAGAATCTTCTTTTGTCTgggaatttttgaaaatgaaaagtcATTTTCCTTTTCATCGTTGACATTGCTGATTGGGTCTTTCCTACATTCTGAAGAATCAACTGTCCGCTTTAACAGAGGTTCTCGTTCACCTCTCTCTGGCTGCAtctgtaaattaaaataaaattatttgtaaaatgaatGAGCATATTTTGAAGGTTAATGAAAGAAATGACAAAAGCACTGAAGCATTTCTTTTCACCTCGTGGCTCTAATTTCTAACCCAAAACACTGGGACATGACTTTTCCTTTACTGCAAAACTCTATGAACACAATTAGAGGGTGACCAAGAAcaaataattcatttgaatttcactGGGTGCCTTAATTCATGTATTTACTAAGTATAGTTGGTATTTTTAGGGGGATTATTCCAACACcaaatgtatttcaaatgataatGACTAATAACTGAGGTACGTTCAAACTGGAAAAATGAAGGGGACAAAAACCGTGCATATTAAGATTTTAACCCCAACCATTGACCAAGGCTTGGGCTGAATTTCTAGacatgaattacatgtatgaagttCTAACTATCCTGAGAAAGCCCATATTTTCAAGCTGAGCGCTAGCTGGTTATAATCTCTAAACAAAGATTATCAAGATACCAATCCCTGAAATCAGCCAAAAATAGGACTCTACCCCCACCCACCAGTGTCTTCCCACCttgcattattattttaaacatttttaattgattgaataaaacatcattttgaaatCAACTGTTTAGTGAATTATTCATTTCTTTTCATCAAttcatttaaaactttttctttttgaaatattttttttaatgaataatgtCTTTAacctgtttttaaatttataaatgtaatttaaagcaatatgagctgcaattttcatgttgaaattctttttaacgaaaatgttattttctagttaaaagacaaaaaatatcatggcttttaaatttctgttatccatatttttgtgggaaaaggcgttaagaagccttaattgacacaaaattgaattattgtcgtctgGTACAAAAactgatttgctatatattccttagaagagaaatctttctttttacaaaaattaatgatttgttctaatcttatttatcataaaagttcaagttacatgcagacttattaTACTAGCAGGTTTATGcactaaaataaaatttcaaaaaatacatCTCATCTTGCTTTAATTACCATGATTACAGATCATCTATGTAGGATTGGtaacatatctttaaaatatttagtttttctcattaaataaattgaatgacAAATCACCATGGTAGTCATGTATTCAAAAGAATACAGGCTACactaatattttaaattagtaTTAATAGATTAATCGCGGgtatataaacaaatttttacaaattcagTTAATAAGATtttcttacatacatgtatttccatcACTTCACTCAGACAGTCACATTGAGGCTACACTACCGTATAATTATACCGGATAATATTACAACTATAAAATAATCTAATAACTGTAGCCGGCTGCAGAGATCTTGTAAATTATCAAGATTTTACCAGGGACGTACATACGTCCCTGATTTGACTTAAAGGAAAAAGGTTATCATCAATATTTACCTTAATTTGCGTGCAAGAAATACTAGTTTGTGCAATCTTGCACACTTTATACTATCAATACCGTGTGCTTGTACTGTTGCATATCGATTATGCAATAGTTTTATAAGATGAAGTCCTTCTAGCCAAACTGGAAACAGCGTTGATGttcataaaataaaagtaaacCAGACAATCCTATGATTCCCGGATATTAACCCcgcaaaaaggggggggggcggatCCGGCCCCGGAATCTattcaaactttaaattttcatagTAAAATTCAATCCCACCTCCcctttcttttaataaaaatataaacccTCTACCTGGAGTGGTGTATCAATATggaagggggtgggggtggtggtggggggggggtcttttttattacataaaaatatatagggcGGCCATCTGATAAGAATGAAAACATTTCTTGAAGTGGCTTGTTTTTGCCCGAAACTGGCTAAAACTACTGCCAAATGTTTAAAAAGCAATAAAGATGATATTCTACATTTTACGtgtgtggcaacgcactttgaaaaaaattttcaaagtgcgttttGGTcgaaatcaacgcactttgaaatattttttcaaagcgCGTTATGAGTGTagaccaacatttttttttacatcacgACTCTAAACGCActtatttgaagaaaataaattcttaatttttttggtaaacattTAGATGCCTaaagttgtgtttatatatg is part of the Crassostrea angulata isolate pt1a10 chromosome 3, ASM2561291v2, whole genome shotgun sequence genome and encodes:
- the LOC128179075 gene encoding MFS-type transporter SLC18B1-like — translated: MQPERGEREPLLKRTVDSSECRKDPISNVNDEKENDFSFSKIPRQKKILLASMATVNFFSVTCFSLLAPFFPAEAERKGVSQTVVGLIFGVFEFVIFMSSPIFGNFITRIGSKFMFLAGTMVGGACAILFGLLDKSPDGTTYIVMCFLCRTVEALGCSMFVTASFAIIANVFPDNVATVFGLLETFSGLGLIAGPAVGGAFYQLGGFGLPFFVVGSITIVNGVVGYFLLGEINDAPRPRKKSILYLLWNPFSWVLMLCISCGSFSLGFLDPTLALHAEKLPELKGKAALVGLMFLVGGGIYSFTAPLWGYLTDKKGYVKTMISIGNLVAAVGYLLMGPTPLIPDLPFKLWLLLSSLALMGLGIGCAIIPTFRGVLESAKELGLEENMDTHGMVSGLFNSCFSLGAFLGPTIGGLLADKFGFDWAATGCAGLLTFSVVILLVFSICRANSPRKPYQGSVHLYDPTASEAAISGV